The Falsibacillus pallidus nucleotide sequence GTTGACAGGATGTGCACCGAAATTCGAAAAGAATAAAGAAGTAGTTCAGAAAACGGATGATAAAACGGAAAAAGCGTTCATTCCGAACTACCAGATCTCCAATAAATATTACCGCACCATTCTTCCTTTCAAGCCAAGCAAGACGAGGGGAATGGTCGTGGCCAATCTGAACTCAAGATATGATATCAAGGAATTTGAAACCGGACTTATGAGGATAGCCAAAAGCGAATACTCGCCGGAAAAATACCTCTTTCAGGAAGGGCAGATCCTTGATAAGAAAACAGTCAGTCTTTGGCTGAACCGCAAATATACGGCGAAGCAGCTAAAAGATGAAGGATTGGAAGCCTCCGATAATATCGGATTGAATCCTTTGGATGACGAAAAAGGCTCCATTGATGACCGGAATAAAAAGAATCCGATTTACTTGGCACACGTTCTTGAACAGGATTATTTAGTGAAGACAGATAAAGACACCGTTAAACTTGGCGGGGTCATGATTGGCCTTGCTCTGAATTCTGTCCATTATTATCAAAAAGAGAAATATGGCGCCACTTACGAACGCAAAATCCCTCATAAGGAACTTAAGGCAGAAGGCGAGAAAATCGCTGCTGAAGTAGCGAGAAGGCTTAGGGGGATGAGTGAACTCAAAGGCATCCCGGTCACTATCGCTTTATTTGAACAAGAAAGCAAGAGCTCAGTTGTACCAGGGAACTTCTTTGAGTATGCGACTGTTGATGCCAACAGCTCGTCTCTTAACGCCTGGGAGCCTATCAAGGAAAAGTATTACTTATTCCCTGACACGACCTCTGAGAAGGACCATCGCGATGACTGGACGTTCTTTATGAATTTCAAGCAGGATGTCGAAAAGTACTTCTCAAGCAACGGGGTCATCGGCCGCGGCTTCTACAAAGATGACCAGCTGACAGATCTTCGAATTGAGATTCCAATCCAATTCTACGGAGAGGCTGAAGCAATCGGCTTCACTCAATATGTTGCGGGATTACTCATGGA carries:
- a CDS encoding CamS family sex pheromone protein — encoded protein: MKKWLAVALAAVLLLTGCAPKFEKNKEVVQKTDDKTEKAFIPNYQISNKYYRTILPFKPSKTRGMVVANLNSRYDIKEFETGLMRIAKSEYSPEKYLFQEGQILDKKTVSLWLNRKYTAKQLKDEGLEASDNIGLNPLDDEKGSIDDRNKKNPIYLAHVLEQDYLVKTDKDTVKLGGVMIGLALNSVHYYQKEKYGATYERKIPHKELKAEGEKIAAEVARRLRGMSELKGIPVTIALFEQESKSSVVPGNFFEYATVDANSSSLNAWEPIKEKYYLFPDTTSEKDHRDDWTFFMNFKQDVEKYFSSNGVIGRGFYKDDQLTDLRIEIPIQFYGEAEAIGFTQYVAGLLMDNFPDYISIEVNITSVNGPEALIEKKPKEKEPYVHIYK